The proteins below are encoded in one region of Phaseolus vulgaris cultivar G19833 chromosome 1, P. vulgaris v2.0, whole genome shotgun sequence:
- the LOC137814197 gene encoding DUF21 domain-containing protein At4g14240-like encodes MLHALSLGMRVFPPENFMYDSEDIPFGTPWWFLYAGISCLLVLFAGIMSGLTLGLMSLGLVDLEILRRSGSSTEKKQAAAIFPVVQKQHQLLVTLLLCNACAMEALPIYLDKIFHPFVAVLLSVTFVLSFGEVIPQAICTRYGLYVGANFVGLVRVLMIICYPIAYPIGKVLDVLLGHNHALFRRAQLKALVSIHSQEAGKGGELTHDEATIISGALDLTEKTAEEAMTPIESTFSLDVASKLDWEAIGKILSRGHSRVPVYSGNPKNIIGLLLVKNLLTIRAETETPVSAVSIRRIPRVPGDMPLYDILNEFQKGSSHMAAVVKVTRETKYPLATGNIDKSKDKEVMKHSSQLSMPLLARFCEKSEKVVNIDKLSNHATDQQFQKDVTATNGAHHSLDNVDDGEEVIGIITLEDVFEELLQEEIVDETDVYIDVHRRIRVAAVAAATSVARVPSGRKLTGHKPAVTQNQGN; translated from the exons ATGTTGCATGCGCTGAGTCTGGGCATGAGGGTGTTCCCACCTGAGAATTTCATGTACGATTCTGAGGATATTCCATTTGGGACTCCCTGGTGGTTCCTTTATGCTGGAATTTCTTGCTTGCTTGTTCTCTTCGCTGGGATCATGTCTGGTCTCACTCTTGGATTAATGTCTCTGGGTCTCGTTGACCTTGAGATTCTCCGGCGGAGTGGTTCCTCCACCGAGAAGAAACAAGCTG CTGCTATTTTCCCGGTTGTTCAGAAGCAGCATCAGCTGCTTGTCACCTTGCTTCTTTGTAACGCTTGTGCCATGGAG GCACTTCCAATTTACCTTGACAAAATTTTTCATCCGTTTGTAGCAGTACTGTTATCTGTGACTTTTGTTCTATCTTTTGGAGAG GTTATCCCACAAGCTATATGCACAAGATATGGGCTGTATGTTGGTGCTAATTTTGTGGGGCTTGTACGTGTTCTGATGATCATCTGTTATCCAATTGCTTATCCTATTGGAAAG GTTCTGGATGTTTTACTTGGACATAATCATGCATTATTTAGGAGAGCACAGCTGAAAGCCCTTGTTTCAATCCATAGCCAAGAG GCTGGTAAGGGAGGTGAACTCACTCATGATGAAGCAACAATTATCAGCGGAGCACTAGATCTCACGGAGAAG ACTGCTGAGGAGGCCATGACACCAATTGAATCTACATTTTCCTTGGATGTGGCTTCCAAATTGGACTG GGAAGCAATTGGGAAAATTCTTTCACGAGGCCATAGTCGTGTTCCTGTATACAGTGGAAACCCCAAAAATATAATTGGCCTCTTACTA GTAAAAAACCTTCTTACTATAAGAGCTGAAACAGAGACCCCAGTGAGTGCTGTTTCTATCCGGAGAATTCCTAG AGTTCCAGGAGATATGCCTCTATATGATATCCTCAATGAGTTTCAAAAAGGAAGCAGTCATATGGCAGCCGTAGTCAAGGTTACACGAGAGACAAAGTACCCTCTGGCAACTGGTAACATTGACAAATCCAAGGATAAAGAAGTCATGAAGCATAGTTCTCAACTAAGTATGCCATTACTAGCCAGGTTTTGCGAGAAATCAGAAAAGGTTGTCAATATTGACAAACTCTCCAACCATGCTACAGACCAACAATTTCAGAAGGATGTCACTGCAACAAATGGTGCCCACCACTCTCTTGATAATGTTGACGATGGGGAAGAAGTTATTGGCATCATTACCTTGGAGGACGTGTTTGAAGAACTCCTTCAG gaagaaattgtgGACGAGACTGATGTGTATATAGATGTACATAGAAG
- the LOC137814198 gene encoding adenylate isopentenyltransferase 3, chloroplastic-like, translating to MSMTMSRVMCRPTQPLKNVPSSGQSQMMRPKEKVVLVMGATGSGKTRLSVDLATCFPSEIINSDKMQVYEGLEIVTNKATKEEQRGIPHHLLGIQNPDTEFTASDFCDVASRAIESITRRDKVPIVVGGSNSYMEALVERFGPRFEWCFLWVDVSVPVLHSYVAQRVDHMLRCGMVNELRPFFNVNGDYARGIRKAIGVSEFHAYFRREATASGETRMRLLQEAVRDVKRNTCHLACKQLGRIHMLRSVEGWKIHRVCATPVFQKRGHDANEAWNNMVAQPCASIVSQFLSSANSTSGRVAPSMQPN from the coding sequence ATGAGCATGACGATGTCGAGAGTGATGTGTAGACCAACACAGCCTCTGAAAAACGTTCCTTCCAGTGGACAAAGCCAGATGATGAGGCCAAAAGAGAAGGTGGTGTTGGTGATGGGAGCAACAGGGAGCGGGAAAACGAGGTTGTCGGTGGACTTAGCAACATGTTTTCCCTCAGAAATCATAAACTCTGACAAAATGCAAGTGTACGAAGGGCTTGAGATTGTGACGAACAAGGCCACCAAAGAGGAGCAGCGGGGGATCCCACATCATCTGCTGGGGATACAGAACCCCGACACGGAGTTCACGGCCTCCGACTTCTGCGACGTCGCCTCACGCGCCATCGAGTCCATCACGCGCCGCGACAAGGTTCCGATAGTGGTGGGAGGATCCAACTCGTACATGGAGGCGCTGGTGGAGAGGTTCGGGCCGCGGTTCGAGTGGTGCTTTCTGTGGGTCGACGTGTCCGTGCCGGTGCTCCATTCCTACGTGGCGCAGCGCGTGGACCACATGCTCCGTTGCGGAATGGTGAACGAGTTGAGACCGTTTTTCAACGTCAACGGCGATTACGCTCGTGGGATAAGGAAGGCCATTGGGGTTTCCGAGTTCCACGCGTACTTCCGGCGGGAGGCGACGGCGAGCGGCGAGACGAGGATGCGGCTGCTGCAGGAGGCGGTGAGGGACGTGAAGAGGAACACGTGCCACTTGGCATGCAAGCAACTTGGGAGAATCCACATGCTCCGTAGTGTTGAGGGGTGGAAGATCCACCGCGTTTGCGCCACGCCTGTGTTTCAGAAACGTGGCCACGACGCCAATGAGGCTTGGAATAACATGGTGGCGCAACCCTGTGCCTCCATTGTTTCTCAGTTTCTCAGTTCTGCCAATTCCACTTCTGGGAGAGTCGCACCTTCTATGCAACCAAACTAA
- the LOC137816029 gene encoding uncharacterized protein, with the protein MKDPGNTQVYKQLPRGDIISHEHSKREKNIMEILNLITVALALLALVPKMESHIRPPLIPVSKAPRPLCASQFALVNYACSRLPFSPGVQPDSPPSPDEEEGHGERHQNHTHRHGHRHGHSHRHHQTPEENNCCRWAKEVDSQCVCEILVHLPPFLIRPVHQYTLNIGDACDVTYSCGAPI; encoded by the coding sequence ATGAAAGATCCTGGGAACACGCAAGTATATAAGCAGCTTCCTAGAGGTGATATCATATCACATGAACAttcaaaaagagaaaagaacATCATGGAGATTTTGAACCTAATAACAGTGGCTTTGGCATTGCTAGCATTAGTGCCAAAGATGGAGAGCCATATAAGGCCCCCACTCATTCCTGTATCAAAGGCTCCACGTCCTCTTTGTGCATCACAATTTGCACTGGTGAACTATGCATGTTCCAGGTTGCCTTTCAGCCCTGGAGTGCAACCAGATTCTCCTCCATCCCCAGATGAGGAAGAAGGTCACGGAGAAAGGCACCAAAATCACACTCACAGACATGGCCACAGACATGGACACAGTCACAGGCACCACCAGACCCCTGAGGAAAACAACTGTTGCCGGTGGGCCAAGGAAGTCGACAGCCAATGTGTGTGTGAAATTCTGGTTCACTTGCCACCCTTCCTTATCAGACCTGTGCATCAGTACACACTCAACATTGGAGATGCGTGTGACGTCACTTACTCTTGCGGTGCACCAATCTGA
- the LOC137814201 gene encoding probable aspartic proteinase GIP1 translates to MGLCPQRSITNQFLLSPSRNLQKMPLPSLCKRFWFWFLGISLLLSLTPTLQIPLVAPISKDPSSQLFTVSLFLKTPLQHTPLHLDLGSSLTWLLCDSTYTSSSSHQIPCNTSLCDSFPSNACSNDSCALFPENPLTRTTLLDTALIDSLALPSYDTSSQSPLVLISDFIFSCGGAHLLQGLATNVAGLAALGRSNYSLPAQISTALSSPHSFSLCLPSSSNTGAAIFASTTISSFFSSKIDLTYTPLILNPVADTVVTHNSQPSDEYFINVTSIKINGKALPINGSILTVDETGFGGTKISTAEPYTVLESSIYKLFVQFFVNESSAFNLTVTEGVEPFGVCYPAGDLTETRVGPAVPTVDLVMQSEEVFWRIFGGNSMVRIEKGGVDVWCLGFVDGGSRRRSAVVIGGHQLEDNVVEFDVDSNRFGFTSSLLLQGTNCANLTLTNLTNPIS, encoded by the coding sequence ATGGGTTTATGTCCTCAACGGTCCATCACCAACCAGTTTCTTTTATCTCCCTCCCGGAATCTTCAAAAAATGCCTCTTCCTTCTCTCTGCAAAAGGTTCTGGTTCTGGTTCTTGGGCATCTCCCTCTTGTTGTCTTTAACACCCACACTCCAAATCCCCTTGGTAGCCCCAATCTCAAAAGACCCCTCCTCCCAACTCTTCACAGTCTCCCTCTTCCTCAAAACCCCACTCCAGCACACCCCACTCCATCTCGACCTCGGTTCCTCCCTCACCTGGCTCCTCTGCGACTCCACCTACACCTCCTCCTCCTCCCACCAAATCCCCTGCAACACCTCCTTATGCGACTCCTTCCCCTCCAACGCCTGCTCCAACGACTCATGCGCCCTCTTCCCGGAAAACCCCCTCACAAGAACCACCCTTCTCGACACCGCCCTCATCGACTCTCTCGCCCTTCCCTCCTACGACACCTCCTCCCAGAGCCCACTCGTTCTCATTTCCGATTTCATCTTCTCCTGCGGCGGCGCTCATTTGCTCCAAGGCCTCGCTACCAATGTGGCCGGACTAGCCGCTTTGGGCCGGTCCAATTACTCCCTCCCGGCCCAAATAAGCACCGCATTGAGTTCCCCTCATTCTTTCTCTCTCTGCTTGCCCTCTTCATCCAACACAGGCGCAGCTATCTTCGCCTCCACCACCATCTCTTCCTTCTTCTCTTCCAAAATTGACCTCACTTACACCCCCCTCATCCTGAACCCCGTCGCCGACACTGTCGTCACCCACAACTCACAACCTTCCGATGAGTATTTCATAAACGTCACCTCCATAAAGATCAACGGCAAGGCTCTTCCGATCAACGGCTCCATCTTAACCGTTGATGAAACCGGCTTCGGTGGGACCAAGATCAGCACTGCGGAGCCCTACACCGTTTTGGAAAGTTCCATTTACAAACTCTTCGTCCAGTTTTTTGTTAACGAATCCTCCGCTTTTAATTTAACGGTGACGGAGGGCGTTGAGCCCTTTGGCGTGTGCTATCCTGCGGGAGACCTGACGGAGACAAGAGTGGGACCCGCGGTTCCAACCGTTGATCTGGTGATGCAGAGCGAGGAAGTGTTTTGGAGAATTTTCGGGGGGAATTCGATGGTGAGGATTGAAAAGGGAGGAGTGGATGTGTGGTGTTTGGGTTTCGTGGACGGTGGGAGCCGTAGGAGGAGTGCGGTTGTGATTGGAGGGCATCAATTGGAGGATAATGTAGTTGAGTTTGATGTTGACTCAAATAGATTTGGTTTCACCTCATCTCTGTTGCTTCAGGGTACCAACTGTGCTAATCTCACTCTCACTAATCTTACCAATCCCATTAGTTAG